The following are encoded in a window of Hippoglossus stenolepis isolate QCI-W04-F060 chromosome 10, HSTE1.2, whole genome shotgun sequence genomic DNA:
- the btbd6b gene encoding BTB/POZ domain-containing protein 6-B: MPTADCRLLHHGRIMRCWTYLLLLPETLKKSKQVGGLPGRLPLYYEILSLSLSSKKPQQQRKMAAELYPASGNTNLANGTAGADTEKSKAAQVSQAAGGSAATTPTSLQNINNNNVEPPRWQSSHPTLRERNALMFNNELMADVHFIVGPLGESQTVPAHKYVLAVGSSVFCAMFYGDLAEEDPEIHIPDVEPASFLILLKYMYSDEIDLEADTVLATLYAAKKYIVPALAKACVTFLETSLEAKNACVLLSQSRLFEEPELTQRCWEVIDAQAELALGSEGFCEIDLQTLEIILRRETLNTKEVMVFEAVMNWATAECKRQGLGPTTHNRREVLGKALFLVRIPTMSLDEFANGAAQSEILTLEEMHNVFLWYTAAKKPELDFPLTARTGLAPQRCHRFQSSAYRSNQWRYRGRCDSIQFAVDKRIFIAGLGLYGSSGGKAEYTVKIELKRQGVLLAQNHTKYVSDGSSSTFPVWFEHPVQVEQDAFYTVSAVLDGNELSYFGQEGMTEVQCGKVTFQFQCSSDSTNGTGVQGGQIPELVFYA, translated from the exons ATGCCCACGGCGGACTGCAGGCTGCTCCATCATGGCCGGATCATGAGGTGTTGGACCTACCTGCTGCTACTCCCAGAAACGTTGAAAAAGTCCAAGCAGGTCGGCGGGCTCCCGGGCAGGCTGCCGCTGTACTATGAGATCCTGAGCCTGTCCCTGAGCAGCAAGAagccgcagcagcagaggaagatggCCGCGGAGCTCTACCCCGCGTCCGGCAACACCAACCTGGCCAACGGCACCGCGGGGGCGGACACCGAGAAGAGCAAGGCGGCGCAGGTGAGCCAGGCGGCCGGCGGCAGCGCGGCCACCACCCCGACCTCCCTGcagaacatcaacaacaacaacgtggaGCCCCCCCGCTGGCAGAGCAGCCACCCCACCCTGAGAGAGAG GAATGCCTTGATGTTTAACAATGAGCTGATGGCTGACGTCCACTTCATCGTCGGCCCCCTGGGGGAGTCGCAGACGGTTCCAGCTCACAAG tACGTGCTGGCCGTGGGAAGCTCCGTCTTCTGTGCCATGTTCTACGGCGATCTGGCGGAGGAGGATCCCGAGATCCACATCCCAGACGTGGAGCCTGCTTCTTTTCTAATTCTGCTGAA gtACATGTACAGTGATGAGATTGACCTGGAGGCAGACACGGTGCTGGCCACCCTGTACGCTGCCAAGAAGTACATTGTCCCTGCACTGGCCAAGGCCTGCGTCACCTTTCTGGAAACCAGCCTGGAGGCTAAGAACGCCTGTGTGCTGCTCTCTCAGAGCCGCCTGTTCGAGGAACCCGAGCTGACACAGCGATGCTGGGAAGTGATCGACGCTCAGGCCGAGCTCGCTCTGGGCTCCGAGGGCTTCTGTGAGATCGACCTGCAGACGCTGGAGATCATACTGCGGAGGGAGACCCTGAACACCAAGGAGGTGATGGTGTTCGAGGCTGTCATGAACTGGGCCACGGCCGAGTGCAAGAGACAAGGTCTGGGGCCCACGACCCACAACAGAAGGGAGGTCCTCGGCAAGGCGTTGTTTCTGGTGCGCATCCCCACAATGAGCCTGGATGAGTTTGCCAACGGGGCGGCGCAGTCGGAAATCCTGACACTGGAGGAGATGCACAATGTGTTCCTGTGGTACACTGCAGCTAAAAAGCCTGAACTGGACTTTCCCCTGACTGCGAGGACGGGTCTGGCGCCTCAGAGGTGCCATCGCTTCCAATCCTCGGCCTACCGGAGCAATCAGTGGCGCTACCGCGGCCGGTGCGACAGCATTCAGTTCGCTGTGGACAAGCGGATCTTTATCGCCGGGTTGGGACTGTATGGGTCGAGCGGCGGCAAAGCCGAGTACACTGTCAAAATTGAACTCAAGAGGCAGGGGGTGCTCCTGGCCCAGAACCATACCAAGTATGTGTCGGACGGGTCGAGCAGTACATTTCCTGTGTGGTTCGAGCACCCTGTTCAGGTGGAGCAGGACGCCTTCTACACGGTGAGCGCCGTGCTGGACGGGAACGAGCTGAGCTATTTCGGCCAGGAGGGCATGACGGAGGTGCAGTGCGGGAAGGTGACATTTCAGTTCCAGTGCTCCTCCGACAGCACCAACGGGACCGGAGTACAGGGAGGACAGATCCCCGAGCTCGTGTTCTACGCATAG
- the zfyve21 gene encoding zinc finger FYVE domain-containing protein 21 isoform X1: MSAVPDGKKLVRSPSGLRMIPENGAFTCPFSLDEPRWVPDKECPRCMQCDTKFDFIRRKHHCRRCGRCFCDKCCSKKVALPRMCFVDPVRQCAECGLVSQKEMEFFDKQLKVLLGGATFLVTLGPSEKSETMTCRLSNNHRYLFLDGESHFEVEMSRMSTMQILTDGTSPGENDIHTYTSLLDSHCVSEGGTSRASGMLLHYKPMGSQDAQQLRMEAADDKKVASLWLAAMHKAAKLLYEARDQ, encoded by the exons ATGTCCGCGGTGCCTGACGGGAAGAAGCTGGTTCGCAGCCCCAGCGGCCTGCGCATGATCCCGGAGAACGGAGCCTTCACCTGCCCGTTCTCCCTGGACGAGCCGCGCTGGGTCCCCGACAAAGAG TGTCCGAGGTGCATGCAGTGTGACACCAAGTTCGACTTCATCAGAAGAAAG CACCACTGTCGGCGCTGCGGCCGCTGCTTCTGTGATAAATGCTGCAGCAAGAAGGTGGCGCTGCCCCGCATGTGTTTCGTGGACCCGGTGCGACAGTGCGCCGAGTGCGGCCTGGTGTCGCAGAAGGAGATGGAGTTCTTCGACAAGCAGCTCAAAGTTCTCCTGGGAG gCGCCACTTTCCTCGTGACTCTGGGGCCGTCAGAGAAGTCCGAGACGATGACGTGTCGCCTCTCCAACAACCACAG GTATCTGTTCCTGGACGGTGAAAGCCACTTCGAGGTGGAGATGTCCCGGATGTCCACCATGCAGATCCTGACGGACGGGACGAGTCCAGGAG AGAATGACATTCACACTTACACCAGTCTGCTGGACAGTCACTGTGTATCTGAAG gagGGACGTCTCGGGCCAGCGGCATGCTGCTCCACTACAAGCCGATGGGCTCCCAGGACGCCCAGCAGCTCCGCATGGAGGCAGCGGACGACAAGAAGGTGGCCTCGCTGTGGTTGGCTGCAATGCACAAG GCGGCCAAACTGCTGTATGAAGCTCGGGACCAGTGA
- the zfyve21 gene encoding zinc finger FYVE domain-containing protein 21 isoform X2 → MSAVPDGKKLVRSPSGLRMIPENGAFTCPFSLDEPRWVPDKECPRCMQCDTKFDFIRRKHHCRRCGRCFCDKCCSKKVALPRMCFVDPVRQCAECGLVSQKEMEFFDKQLKVLLGGATFLVTLGPSEKSETMTCRLSNNHRYLFLDGESHFEVEMSRMSTMQILTDGTSPGGGTSRASGMLLHYKPMGSQDAQQLRMEAADDKKVASLWLAAMHKAAKLLYEARDQ, encoded by the exons ATGTCCGCGGTGCCTGACGGGAAGAAGCTGGTTCGCAGCCCCAGCGGCCTGCGCATGATCCCGGAGAACGGAGCCTTCACCTGCCCGTTCTCCCTGGACGAGCCGCGCTGGGTCCCCGACAAAGAG TGTCCGAGGTGCATGCAGTGTGACACCAAGTTCGACTTCATCAGAAGAAAG CACCACTGTCGGCGCTGCGGCCGCTGCTTCTGTGATAAATGCTGCAGCAAGAAGGTGGCGCTGCCCCGCATGTGTTTCGTGGACCCGGTGCGACAGTGCGCCGAGTGCGGCCTGGTGTCGCAGAAGGAGATGGAGTTCTTCGACAAGCAGCTCAAAGTTCTCCTGGGAG gCGCCACTTTCCTCGTGACTCTGGGGCCGTCAGAGAAGTCCGAGACGATGACGTGTCGCCTCTCCAACAACCACAG GTATCTGTTCCTGGACGGTGAAAGCCACTTCGAGGTGGAGATGTCCCGGATGTCCACCATGCAGATCCTGACGGACGGGACGAGTCCAGGAG gagGGACGTCTCGGGCCAGCGGCATGCTGCTCCACTACAAGCCGATGGGCTCCCAGGACGCCCAGCAGCTCCGCATGGAGGCAGCGGACGACAAGAAGGTGGCCTCGCTGTGGTTGGCTGCAATGCACAAG GCGGCCAAACTGCTGTATGAAGCTCGGGACCAGTGA